The Arachidicoccus terrestris genome includes the window TGGTGTCCCTTCCTTTTCAAATTGCCATAACGCTGTGGCTGCCATTTGCCGGATGGTACCGGCGATATCAGTCACAATTTTCTCGGGCAATGGTATGAGCTGATAAGTATATTGATCCTGGTTAATTCCTGTATTTACAGGCATAAACTTACCTGTATTTAATTTCTCCAAAAAGACTTTTTTAGAGATTTGTTGACTGTCCGTATTCAATGCAATAAAATTCCTTGAAAGGTCAACACTGTCATACCAATAATTCCAAAAGCTCTTAAAATCCTTGGTCAGTTTATTTACATCCGGATGAAGCGTTATGGCAACGGATGCCGGTTGATCAGCAGTAGCATGCACATTAACCCGGTCCGTTCGCGTATCACAGCCAATACTGAATAATCCAAAACAGCAAACAGGCATCAAACATGTAGATAAAAGAAAATTTATACGCATACAATGACTTTGATCAACGTACCGGCAATGAATATACAACAAATTCCCTTTATACCCCCTTTTTACGTAGCATAGATATATTCATCTATTGCTGAAATCATTTTAATCAAATGACGGACGCTCTCAGGATTGCAGCAGTCGTTCTATGGCTTTGTGATAAGTAATAAAATCAAAGCTG containing:
- a CDS encoding TlpA family protein disulfide reductase, which gives rise to MRINFLLSTCLMPVCCFGLFSIGCDTRTDRVNVHATADQPASVAITLHPDVNKLTKDFKSFWNYWYDSVDLSRNFIALNTDSQQISKKVFLEKLNTGKFMPVNTGINQDQYTYQLIPLPEKIVTDIAGTIRQMAATALWQFEKEGTPLPDFDFTTIEGKNYTNANCKGKILVLDTWFVRCTACVNEMPDLNRWVYPYKDRKDVVFLSLCLDDSAAIEKFLTRQGFAFQIVPDAKAYIEGKLGVFEFPTKILVGKDGKIIKIGNFKSIRRVFNKLLTGPAQPAVTSLR